The Caldisericia bacterium genomic sequence TTCACCATTTTTCCTAATTCCTCTTTTCTCAAGAGAATAAGAATAAAGTTCTCCTTTAACTAATTTATTAAATTTTTCTAAATCTTCTTGAAGGTCTTCTGGATAAGTTAAATCCATCCATTTAATATTTTTTAATTCATGAAGTTTATAACCCATTATCTCTTCCCACTTTGGGTTGCAGTAAATAATTTCACCATTTTTATCTGTTAAAGTAATTCCAACTGGTGAATTCTCAAAAAGAACTTTAAATTTTTTCTCAGTTTCAAATAATTCTTCTTTTGTTTTAACACTTTCTGTTATATCTGTAACAATACCTTGAATTATTTTAACTCGTGGTATCTCAGCTCTTAAAATAGATATATTAATGCTAGCCCATTTTATTTCACCATTTTTATTTATAAATCTAAATATCTCTGTGTATGCTTGATTTTCATTTTTATTAACATTTGAAATTAAATTTTGAATTTTTTCAAAATCATCTTTATAAATATAGTTTTCTAAATTTATATTTTTATTAATAAACTCATTTTTATTAAATCCAGTTATGTTTTCAAAATTTCCTTCAATTTCAATAACTTTTAAATTGTTTGATTCAAGAGTTGCAGTAAAAATAAACCCTTTAATGTTGTTTAACAATGCCCTTCTATTCTCGTTCTCTTTTAGTCTTTGAATTACAACAGATATATTATCAGCAATAAAAGAGATCAAATTTAAATCTTCATCTGTATAATAAACTTCTTTTTCATAAATTTGTAAAGCTATTACTCCAATAAATTTATCAAATACTTTTAAAGGAGCACCAATGTAAAACTCTGGACAAGTTCCATAAAAAATTATTTCTCCTTTATCTCTTAGTTTTTCTATCTCTTCTCTTTTTAAAAGAAATGGTTTTTCATTTTTTAAAATATATTCAGTAATTCCACCTCTTCTTTTTCTTGGTTCAGGTTTTTCATCTTTTAAATCAACAAAATATGGGAAATAAATGTATTCACCACTTTCATCTATTAAAGAGATGTAAAAGTTTTCTGCATATAAGTACTCTTTTATTAATTTATGAATCTCCTCAAAAAATTCTTTAAGATTAGTTGTTCTAAAACCAAAAAATGAAATTTTATAAAGAATTTTTGTTAAAATATCTTTTCTTTTTTCATCAGTTATATCCTTTAAAATTAATAAATTTTTTTGTTCTTCTAATTCAACTATAATAATTTTAAAAAATTTATAATTACCTTTTTTTGTTTTTAATTTAATTGATAAGGATTCTCTATCTTTATTTTTTAAAAATTCTACAAAATTAGGATACTCTTTATCATCATAAAATAACTCTTTTATTTCTTTTCCAATGATTTCATCTTCAGTATATCCAAGTAATTCTTTTATATTTTTACTTATTAACAATATCTTTCCATTATCTAATAATATGGAGATATGGTCTTTTAAATTATTAAAAATAGTTATTATAGATTCGTTGATTTTGTTCATCTATTTAATTATAACAAATTCTTTATTTTAATTTTTTTAATTTTATGTCTATTAATTTCTTATCAACATATTTTAAAGATTCTATTAAATTTTCATAATCTAAATAATTAATACTATAAGAAAAGGATAATGGATGATTAAAATTATTAATTGAAATGTTTTGTTTTAATCTTTCAACTGCTAATTCACCATTTTCAAAGGAACAATTATTTAAAATTATTAAAAATTCATCTCCCCCATATCTCACAATAATATCATTGGCTCTAAATGTCTCTTTTAATTTTTTACCAAAAAACCTTAAAACCTCATCACCATGTAAATGTCCATATTGATCATTTATATTTTTAAAATTATCTATATCAATCATTATAACTAAGTCCTTTTTGTTATTTATTATTTTATTTTTTATTTTCTGTTCAATAAGTTCATTAAAGTAATTTCTTGACAAAACACCCGTTAATTGATCATAATGAGCAAGGTTTCTATATTTTTCTTTTTCTAAATTTAACTCTTTAGTTAAATTTTCTATTGTAAAAATTAAAAATTTTGAATTAATTCCAACAAGAATAATAAGATAAGAAATAAATCTAAATAGATGTCCAAGCATATTAAAAAAACCATAAACATCTGTGTATAATGTAAAACTCAACTCCCCAAGTATTGTAAAAATTATTGTATAAATATATGCTTTAATAAAATTTTCAGGTATATTTCTTTTTAAAACTATATAAATCAATACAACAGTTAAAAGGATAACAATTATATATTCCATTGAAATTTTAAAAGGTGTTAAACCTGAACCTTCTATAAAACATACTGGAAATTTTCTTAAAAATATTAATATTAAAGAGGTTGCTGTAAAAATAGATAAAAATATAAAATTATAAAAAGCTTTTAACTTTTTATTAAATATAACTATGGAAGACAAACCAAGAGCCTCAATTGTTCTTCCCAAAATCCATAATTGTGTTGGAAGATTGGCATTGTAGGTTTTAAAAACACCCATACCTTTATACGCTAAAGTGTGTAATATATCAACTATTATTACAAATCCATAAAGAATTCCTAAATTTAAAATAAAATCATTCTTTAAATATCTATAGGTTGAATAAGAAAGAAAAGCGATACAAAATGCTGTTAAAATTGCAAAAAGTTCTATTATAGAGTGAAACAATAAATAATTTATTCTTGCAATAAACCAAAAGATAATTAAAAAGATTATTGGTATTAAATATTGATAATATATTTTATTATTTTTATTCATCACTTTTATTTTTAAAATTTTAAATTTTTGGTGCCGGGACCGGGACTTGAACCCGGACGGGTCTCCCCATACGCACCTCAAACGTACGCGTCTGCCAATTCCGCCATCCCGGCATCAGAATAAAAATTATACCCCTAAAATGGTTAAAGTCAAGGAGAGAATTCCAAAGGCTATTGCACCAATTAATGCAATTTTACTTAAAATTGCATCTTTCTTTTTTTGAAGGTGAAAAAGGTGTGCTCCACCTGAAATTGCTCCTAAACCTGCTCCTTTAGGGGTTTGGAAAACTATCGAAAGAATTGTAACAACACAAACAACAAGTTGAATAAATAGCAAAAGTTCTCTCACTCTTAGTTTACCTCCTTTTTAAATACAAACTTATCATTCTCAAAATCAACTATTATTGTATCACCTTTTTCAAATTCTTTTTCAAGTAATTTTTTGGCTATCTCATTCTCAATTTCTCTTTGAATTGTTCTTCTTAAAGGTCTTGCACCAAAAATTGGATCAAATCCAATTTCAGCAATTTTTTCAATTGCTCTATCTGTAATTTTAAGGTCTAATCCTTGTGCCTTAATTGTTCTTCTTACTCTTTCAATTAAAAGATTAACAATTTCCTTAATCTGTTCTTTTGTTAACTTATGAAAAACTATTATTTCATCAATTCTATTTAAAAATTCAGGTCTAAATTTATATTTTAGTAAATTTAAAACTTCATTCTTTGCTTTTTCAAAATTTTCTTTATCATTTGGATCAACTTTTAAAAGAATATCACTTCCAAGGTTAGATGTCATTATTATTATTGTATTTTTAAAATCAACAGTTCTTCCTTTTGAATCTGTTAATCTTCCATCATCTAGAATTTGAAGTAGAATATTGAAAACATCAGGATGTGCCTTTTCAATTTCATCCAAAAGTATAACTGAATATGGTCTTCTTCTAACTAATTCTGTAAGTTGACCTCCTTCTTCATAACCTACATAACCTGGTGGTGCTCCTATAAGTTTTGAAACAGTATGTTTTTCCATAAATTCACTCATATCTAATCTTATCATTGCATTTTCATCACCAAAAAGAAACTCTGCAAGAGTTTTTGCAAGTTCAGTTTTTCCTACACCAGTTGGTCCTAAAAATAAAAATGAGCCAATCGGTTTATTCGGATCCTTAAGACCTGCTCTTGCCCTTCTTATCGCTTCTGATACCGCTCTTATGGCTTCTTCTTGACCTATAATTCTTTTATGAAGATGTTCTTCCATTCTTTTTAACTTACTAATCTCTTCCTCAACTAATTTTGTTACAGGAATATTTGTCCATTCAGAAACAACCTGTGCAATATCTTCTCCAGTTACAACTGGTACTTTAGAACCTTTTTCTTTATTCCAATTTTTCTTTAACTCTTCTAGTTTCTTTTTAAGTTCATCTTCTAATTTCTTTAATTTAGCTGCCTTCTCATAATCTTCAGCCTTTATTTTTGCTTCTTTTTCCCTTACCACTTTTTTAAGTTCATCTTCTATTTTTTTCAAATCATCTGGCTCTTTTTTTTCATCAAACTTCACTTTAGATGCTGCTTCATCAATTAAGTCAATCGCTTTATCTGGTAAAAATCTATCTGTTATATATTTGTCTGATAAAGTTGCTGCTTGAACAATTGCTTCATCTGTAATTTTGACTCCATGATATGCTTCATATTTATCTCTTAAACCTTTTAATATTTCGATTGTTTCTTCAACTGTAGGTTCAGATACTAATACTGGTTGAAATCTTCTTTCAAGCGCAGGATCCTTTTCAATATACTTTCTATATTCATTTATTGTTGTAGCACCTATACATTGCATCTCCCCTCTTGCAAGTGCTGGTTTTAATATATTTGAAGCATCAACTGCACCTTCTGCACCTCCAGCACCAACAACTGTATGAAGTTCATCAATAAAAACTATAATTTCTCCTTGTGATTCTCTTATTTCATCAAGTATTTTCTTTAATCTCTCTTCAAATTCTCCTCTATATTTTGTTCCAGCAATTATTGCTGGAATATCAAGCGCGACAACTCTTTTATCTTTTAAAATATCTGGGACCTTTCCTTGAACAATTCTTTGAGCGATTCCCTCAACTATTGCTGTTTTTCCTACACCTGGTTCACCAATTAGTACAGGATTATTTTTAGTTCTTCTAGAAAGAATTCTTAAAGTTCTTGTTATTTCTTTTTCTCTTCCAATAACAGGATCTAATTTCCCCTCTTTTGCAAGTTTTGTAAGATCTCTTGAAAATTGATCTAAAGTAGTAGTTTTAGAATATCTTCTCTCTTTAAATTTTCTATCTCTTTTTTCAAGATAAGATAAAATTCTATCACGAGATAAACCTTTATCTTTTAAAATTCTTCCAGCAATTCCTTCGCCTTCTTCAATTAGACCAAGAAGAAGGTGTTCTGGTCCAATATAATCACTTCCTAAACCACTCGCCTCTTTTTGTGCAAGATCGATTACTCTTTTAACTCTTGGTGACAATGATATCTCTTTAGTTTTTTTATCTTTCTTTTTCATAGTAGAAAGAACTTCTGTTTCAAGTTCTTTGAGGTCAATGTTTAAATCAAAAAGAAGGTTTTTTATATAATCACTTTTTCTTAAAAGAGCAAGTAGAAGATGTTCAGTTTTAATCTCTTCTTCCCCAAGTTCAGTTGCTATATTTTGTGATTCAAGTATTACTTCTTCTGCTTCACCAGTAAATTCATAAGTTACTGCACTCTCTTTTGGAACTGAGAAGAACTTTGAAAATTCATCTTCGAAAAAAGAATCAAAAGGAGAGAAAAAAGAAATTTCGTCTTTAACATATCCATGTTCTCTTGCACACTCTTCACATATATGAATAACTCTTTTTTCACCATCAACTATCCTAGTTATTGTAAAATCTGCTTCTCTTCTATGGCATATATCACAAATCATGTTTTACCTCCACAAAAATTTTTATTCTCAATATCTTTTATTTTATTTAATCTCCTTTCATGTCTTTCGCCCTCAAAATTTTCCTCTAAAAAAGTTTTAACTATCTCTATCGCATCATCTAATTTTGTTGTTCTTCCACCAATACATAAAACATTTGCATTATTATGTCTTCTTGCTAAACTTGCTGTTATTTTGTCATAACACAATGATGCATAGACTCCTTTAAATTTATTTGCAGTGATACTCATCCCTATTCCAGTGCCACATATAAGAATTCCAAAATCAACTTCTTTTTTTAATATTAATTCACAAACTTTTTTAGCAAAATCAGGGTAATCAACAGATTCAGTTGAGTTTGTTCCAACATCAATTGTGTCATACTCAACACAAAGAAACTTCTTTAATTCCTCCTTAAGTTCAAATCCTGCATGATCTGAACCAATTGCAATTCTCATAATTCACTCCTTAAATAATGATAAAATTTCATCCTTTTTTATTTTTCCTTCTCTTAATATTTTTATTTCATAATCAATAATTTCTATAACAGTTGATGGAATCTCGCCTAATTCTCCTCCATCCACTATAAAATCAACAACACCCATAAAAATTCTTTTCAAGCCATCTATGTCTTTTGGAGTTTTCTCTCCAGAAATATTTGCACTTGTAGTTGCAAGTGGAAAATCTAAAGAATTAAGAAGACTTATTATAAATTGATCATCTGGAATTCTTATTCCAATTGTTTCAAATTTTTTTAGTGATATTGAAAAAGATGGATTCTTCTTTTTAAGAACAATTGTTATCATACCTGGGATATATTTTTCAATTATTTTTATGCATTTATCATTAACAATTCCATAATTTTTAATCTCATCTCTATTTTTTACAAAAAGGACTAAAGGTTTATTTAAGTCTCTTTTTTTTATTTTATAAATTCTTTTAATTGCTTCTTTATTTAGAGCATTTACACATAAACCATAAACTGTATCAGTTGGAATAATTCCAACTCCTCCATTTTCAAGAATTTTTTTGATTTCATTTATATTTTTAATACTTTTCTCAAAAATTTTTGTTTCTCTAATTTTTTCTTTTTCACCAAATTTTGATTCTATTCCATAAAAAATTCTCTCAATATTATCTCTATGTTTATAAATTCCTAAAATTGAGAGAATAATTGATAAATAAGAATATTCAAAATTTTTAAAGATAACAAATATAAATGGAAGAAAAATAAGAGAAATTATTGATGAAATTGAAACAATTCTTTTAATTATTAAAGTTATGATAAAAATTAAAATTTCAATAACAGCAACAATTGGATTTAAACCAACAATTAATCCCAAGGTAGATGCGATTCCCTTTCCTCCCTTAAATTTTAAAAATATTGAAAAATCATGACCTAAAACTCCAGCAAAACCAGATAAAAAGAGAAAAATAGGGTCAAATTTGAAAAGATATTTTCCTAATAAAACTGGCAAAAGACCTTTTGAAAGATCAAAAAGTCCTGAAATAAGAGCCACAGAAACTCCTGCAACTCTTAAAACATTTGTTGCTCCAATATTTCCACTTCCAATTTTTCTAATATCAACTCCTTTTGTCTTTTTTACAAAAATAAGACCAAAAGGAATCGAGCCATAAATATAAAATAATATTAAAATTAAAATCTTAAATATGATATTCATCAAATTTAATAATATCAGAAATTTTTATTTTTAGAAGAAATTTAACTTAAATCATCTTTACCTTTAATTAAATTTTTCTTTAGTAAAATTTTTGGAACAAACACTTCTTTTTCTCTAAATAAATAAACTGTTTTTTTACAAATTGAAACAAGAAAAAGCATAGTTGGTACTTCAATTAACACACCAACAACTGTTGCTAAAGATGAACCAGATGAAAGTCCATATAATGTTGTTGAAGTTGCAATTGCAACTTCAAAGTGGTTTGATGCACCAATTAGACTAACTGGTGCAGCATCTCTATAAGATAAATTAAAAACTCTTGATAAAAAGAAATAACCTAATGAAAAAATTAATAATGTTTGAATGAAAAGTGGAATTGCAATCCAAAGAATAGTTAAGGGGTTTTTAATAATAATTTCACCTTTAAGTGAAAATAAAAGTATTAAAGTTAATAAAAGTGCGACAATGCTAATTGGTGTTAAATATTTTATAAAATTTTTTTTAAACCAATCTATTCCCTTTTTCTTAATTATATATTTTCTTGAAAAATAACCAGCAACAAGAGGTAAAGCAACATAAATTAAAACAGAAAGTAAAATTGTTTCCCAAGGGATTGGCATTTTATTAACTTTAAGTAAAAAACTTCCAAGAGGAGCATATAAAAAAAGCATTGTAAGAGAGTTTATTGCAACCATTACAAGTGTTAGACCATCATTTCCATTGGCAAGATAACTCCAAACAAGAACCATCGCTGTACATGGAGCAATTCCAAGAAGTATAGTACCAGAAATATAACTCCTATACAAATAAACTTGATCACCTGTTTTTACAATTTCAACTCCAGGTAAAAAGTTTTTAAATAAAACTCCTATAAAAAAAGAGGCAATTAGATACATAGTAAATGGTTTTATTGCCCAATTTATAAAAAGTGTTAAAAGAACAGGTTTAAGAGATTTTCCTGCTTTAACTACCTCTCCAAAATCAATTTTAACCATAATTGGATACATCATAAAGAAAAGACATATAGCAATAGGAATTGAAACTTGGTATATAGATAGAGAATCAAGTTTATAAGCAAATGATGGGAAAAATCTACCAATTAAAATACCAAGGATTATACATAAAATTACCCATATAGTAAGATACTTTTCAAAAAAAGATAAAGGTTGAGACTTGCTCTCCATAGGTACCTCCTAATTAAAATTTGATAAACTTGTTGTTTTATTTAAAAATCACTTATGCTCTCTTTTAAAAAACAAACCTTTTAAATTATAACATACCATAAAAAAATTTTGATAAAATAATAAAAGTTGGAGGTTATTTTTGGAAAGAATTTGGAAGATTAAAAAAGAAGATATTGAAACTTTATTAAAGACAAATTTTGAATTTGGTTTATCTCAAGAAGAGGCAAAAGAAAGATTAAAAATTTATGGATATAACGAACTCCCTGAAAAAAGACCAAAATCAATATTTGTAAGAATATATGATCAGATTAAAAATTTTCTTGTATTAATTTTAATTTTTTCATCAATAATATCTGTTTTCTTAGGAGAATTAATAGATGGAATAGCAATAATTGCAATAGTGATAATAAATGCTTTTATTGGTATTTATCAAGAAATTAATGCTGAAAAAAGTTTAAAAGCGTTAAAAAAATTATCGTCACCAACAACAAAAGTTATAAGAGAAGGAAAAATAATTCAAATTAAAACAAGAGAGCTTGTTCCAGGTGATATAGTTATTTTAGAAACAGGAGACAAGGTTGGAGCAGATTTAAGAATAATTGAGCAGAAAAATTTAAAAGTAGAAGAGGCATTTTTAACTGGAGAATCATTTCCTGTTGAAAAGCATGAATTTGAAATAGATATAGATAATTTACCAGTTCACGATAGAAAAAATATAGTCTTTTCAGGTTCTACTGTTGTTTATGGAAGAGGAAAAGGTGTTGTTTTTGCAACAGGAGTAAATACAGAAATTGGAAAAATAGGGAAAACTCTTGAAGAGATGGAAGAAGAAAAAACTCCACTTGAAATTAAATTAGATCAACTCGGAAAAACTTTAGGTCAAATATTTCTTTTAGCATGTCTTGGAGTTTTTGTTTTATCAACTTTAAGAGGTCTTCCTTTTATGCTTTCATTTATGACCTCTGTCGCATTGGCTGTTGCAGCAGTACCAGAAGGGCTTCCAGCTGTTGTAACAATTGTTCTTGCACTTGGAGTTAAAACGATGGCAACAAAAAGAGCAATTGTTAGAAATTTATCATCTGTAGAAACACTTGGCTCTGTTACAACAATTCTTTCAGATAAAACAGGAACTCTTACAAAAAATGAGTTAAATGTTGTTAAAGAAGTGATCTTTGGACCTAAAGACTTCTTTTATCTTGCAATAACTTTATGTAATGATGCAAAAATTCAAGAAGGCGAAAGAGATTTCGGAGATCCAACAGAAGTTGCACTTCTTAAGCATTCATTAAAAAAAGGATATAAAAAAGAGGAGTTAGAAAAGAAATTTCTTAGAATTGATGAAATTCCTTTTGATTCTAATAGAAAACTTATGACAACAATTAACACAGATGGAGAAAATAAGTTTGTTTTTACAAAAGGAGCTCCTGAAATTTTATTATCAAGATGCTCTTATTACCATGATGGAATTGAAATAAAACCAATTGAAGAAATTTTAGATGAAATTTTGATTGAAAATGAAAAAATGGGAAAAGAGGGTTTAAGAGTTTTAGGAGTTGCTTACAAAAGAATTCAAGATGAAAAAAAGGAAAATTATGAAAAGAACCTTATCTTTTTAGGACTTATTGCTATGGAGGATTCTCCAAGAGAAGAAGTTTATAAAGCAATTGAAGAATCAAAAAGAGCAGGAATTAAAGTTAAAATGGTTACTGGAGACCATAAAATTACTGCGCTTAGCATTGGAAAAAGATTAAAAATAATAGATGATGAGTTAGAAGCAATTGATGAAAAAGAACTTAATGAAAATGAAAATTTAATAGAAATTATAAATAAGAAAAATGTTTTTGCAAGGGTTTCTCCACACACAAAATTAAAAATTGTTGAGGAATTAAAAAACTTAGGAGAGAAGGTTGCTGTTACAGGTGATGGAATAAATGATGCACTTGCTCTTAAAAAAGCAGATGTAGGTATAGCAATGGGCATAACTGGAACCGATGTTTCGAAAGAAGCATCTGATATTGTTTTAACAGATGATAATTTTGCAACAATAGTTGAAGCTATAAGAGAAGGAAGAAGAATATATTCAAACATTAAAAAAGTTGTGATATTTTTATTGAGTTGTAATATAGGAGAAGTTTTAATAATATTATTTGCGACTCTTTTTAATCTTCCAATTCCTTTTAAACCTATTCACCTTCTTTATCTAAATTTAATTTCAGATGCATTTCCTGCACTTGCTCTTGGTGTTGAACCAGAAGAAGAAGGAATAATGGATTTGCCACCAAGAAAACCCAATGAGAAAATTCTAAATAAAAATAATATGATTGGCATTTTAGTTAGTGCTTTTGTTGAAGCAGTTATAACTATTTTTGCATTCTTAAACATTTTAAGAAGCGGTGGAACTTTATCTGAGGCTCAAACTACAGCACTGATTACATTAATAATTGCTGAATTAATAAGAGCATATGCAAATAAAACAGAATTTAAACCTGTTAAATTGAAAAATCTTTTAAATAACAAATTTTTAAATTATTCAATTTTTATCTCAATTGCTTTATCATTAATAATAATATATATACCATTCTTTGATAAAATTTTCTCTCTTTCTCCTTTAAAACCAATTTTCTTTGAATATTTTCCCCTTGCTTTTCTTCCTGGAATAACATATGAAATTGTTAAATATTTTCAATCAAAAAAACTATTCAAAGAAAATTTTAAATAAAATCATCAATGATATCCCAATTAAAATAAATATTGATTTTTCGATATTATTTTTGATTGAGACCTTTTTGTGAAGTTCAGGAATTAAGTCTGTTAATGAGAGGTATAAAAAGTTACCTGCAGTTATACCAATAATATATGGAATTAAAAATTTAAATTTTTCAAGTAAGAAGAACCCAAAAACACCACCAAAAATTGAAGTTAAAGATATAAAAAAATTTAATTTAAGTGCATTTTTCGGAGTAAGACCACCATAAATTAATACTCCATAATCTCCTAACTCTTGAGGAACTTCATGAAAAATTACATTAAGAGTAGTTATTAAACCGATATTAAGATTCACTAAAAAACTCGATGCAATTAAAACTCCATCAATAAAATTATGAAGAGAATCACCAAGAAGGTTTATTGGAACAAAAGTATGCTCTTCACATCCAAACTCGTGGCAATGTCTCCATTTTAAAAAAGTTTCAAGAATAAAAAAAAGAAAAATTCCAAAAATAATTGAATAGATAGAATTAAAATTCTCTTCAAGAGCTTCAGGTATGAGATGAAGAACTCCTCCTGTAATTAAAGCACCTGTTGAAAAACTTACAAGATAAAAACTAATTTTTTCTAAATTTTTAAAATTTTTATTTATAAAAAATATTCCAATCAAAGATATTAAACTAATTATAAAAGTTGAAATTATTACATAAATAAATATCACAATTAAAATTATAATAAATTTTTAAATTTATGATTTAAAAAAAATTTTAATAACCCCTAAAACATAATTAATATCATAATCAGTATGTTCATAAGTTATCTGAAATCTAATAAGTTCCTCTCCTTTTGGAACAATTGGATAGTTTAAACCAGTTGATAAAATTCCATTATCTCTTAAAAATTTTACAAGTTGTTTTGTTTTTTCTGTATCTCTAATTATAAGAGGTACAATTGGGTGTTCACTCTTTGTTGTTTCAAGCCCAAGAGAAATAATTCCCTCTCTAAATTTCTTTGCAAGTTCTCTAACATAGTCTATCATTCCTTTTCCTTCATCACTATCAATTATATTTATTGATTCAATTATTGCATTTGCTTCTCCTGGTGTTATTGGATTTGTATAAATATAAAGGGGCGCTTTTTCTCTTAAATAGTCAACTATTATCTTATCAGAAACAAGATACCCCCCATTTACTCCAAATGCTTTACCAAATGTTCCTATCAAAATATCAACCTTTGTTTTTAAAACTTCTTCTGTTCCTCTTCCGCTTTCTCCAAAAATTCCAACTCCATGAGAATCATCAACAATCAAAATAACTCCTTCTTCAAAATCTTTATCATATTTATCAGCAATTTCCTGTAATCTATCAAGAGGTGCATAATCTCCTCTCATACTAAAAACTCCATCTGTAATTATCAAAACTTTTTTTGCCTTTCCTATGTAATTTTTTATTTTCTCATCACATTCATCAACATTTAGATGCTTATATATATCTTTTTCTTTTGGTCTTGATAATCTAATTCCATTTATTATACAATTATGATTTAATTCATCACTTATTACAAATGTTTCTTCATCAATCAATGAAAAAAGAGTTCCAAGAACACAACCATATGCTGAACTGAAAATTATTGCATCTTCTCTTGAGTGAAATTTAGAGATCCTCTTTTCAAGTTCTTTGTGAGTTTCATATGTTCCACTTATAAATCTTACTGCACCAGGTCCTACTCCAAATTTTTTTATTGCTTCCTCTTCTTTCTCTTTTACCCTCTCATTTAAATGAAGTGCAAGATATGAATTTGAATTCATTCTAATATATTC encodes the following:
- a CDS encoding L-threonylcarbamoyladenylate synthase, giving the protein MNIIFKILILILFYIYGSIPFGLIFVKKTKGVDIRKIGSGNIGATNVLRVAGVSVALISGLFDLSKGLLPVLLGKYLFKFDPIFLFLSGFAGVLGHDFSIFLKFKGGKGIASTLGLIVGLNPIVAVIEILIFIITLIIKRIVSISSIISLIFLPFIFVIFKNFEYSYLSIILSILGIYKHRDNIERIFYGIESKFGEKEKIRETKIFEKSIKNINEIKKILENGGVGIIPTDTVYGLCVNALNKEAIKRIYKIKKRDLNKPLVLFVKNRDEIKNYGIVNDKCIKIIEKYIPGMITIVLKKKNPSFSISLKKFETIGIRIPDDQFIISLLNSLDFPLATTSANISGEKTPKDIDGLKRIFMGVVDFIVDGGELGEIPSTVIEIIDYEIKILREGKIKKDEILSLFKE
- the arsB gene encoding ACR3 family arsenite efflux transporter, whose amino-acid sequence is MESKSQPLSFFEKYLTIWVILCIILGILIGRFFPSFAYKLDSLSIYQVSIPIAICLFFMMYPIMVKIDFGEVVKAGKSLKPVLLTLFINWAIKPFTMYLIASFFIGVLFKNFLPGVEIVKTGDQVYLYRSYISGTILLGIAPCTAMVLVWSYLANGNDGLTLVMVAINSLTMLFLYAPLGSFLLKVNKMPIPWETILLSVLIYVALPLVAGYFSRKYIIKKKGIDWFKKNFIKYLTPISIVALLLTLILLFSLKGEIIIKNPLTILWIAIPLFIQTLLIFSLGYFFLSRVFNLSYRDAAPVSLIGASNHFEVAIATSTTLYGLSSGSSLATVVGVLIEVPTMLFLVSICKKTVYLFREKEVFVPKILLKKNLIKGKDDLS
- a CDS encoding cation-translocating P-type ATPase, whose translation is MERIWKIKKEDIETLLKTNFEFGLSQEEAKERLKIYGYNELPEKRPKSIFVRIYDQIKNFLVLILIFSSIISVFLGELIDGIAIIAIVIINAFIGIYQEINAEKSLKALKKLSSPTTKVIREGKIIQIKTRELVPGDIVILETGDKVGADLRIIEQKNLKVEEAFLTGESFPVEKHEFEIDIDNLPVHDRKNIVFSGSTVVYGRGKGVVFATGVNTEIGKIGKTLEEMEEEKTPLEIKLDQLGKTLGQIFLLACLGVFVLSTLRGLPFMLSFMTSVALAVAAVPEGLPAVVTIVLALGVKTMATKRAIVRNLSSVETLGSVTTILSDKTGTLTKNELNVVKEVIFGPKDFFYLAITLCNDAKIQEGERDFGDPTEVALLKHSLKKGYKKEELEKKFLRIDEIPFDSNRKLMTTINTDGENKFVFTKGAPEILLSRCSYYHDGIEIKPIEEILDEILIENEKMGKEGLRVLGVAYKRIQDEKKENYEKNLIFLGLIAMEDSPREEVYKAIEESKRAGIKVKMVTGDHKITALSIGKRLKIIDDELEAIDEKELNENENLIEIINKKNVFARVSPHTKLKIVEELKNLGEKVAVTGDGINDALALKKADVGIAMGITGTDVSKEASDIVLTDDNFATIVEAIREGRRIYSNIKKVVIFLLSCNIGEVLIILFATLFNLPIPFKPIHLLYLNLISDAFPALALGVEPEEEGIMDLPPRKPNEKILNKNNMIGILVSAFVEAVITIFAFLNILRSGGTLSEAQTTALITLIIAELIRAYANKTEFKPVKLKNLLNNKFLNYSIFISIALSLIIIYIPFFDKIFSLSPLKPIFFEYFPLAFLPGITYEIVKYFQSKKLFKENFK
- a CDS encoding ZIP family metal transporter; its protein translation is MIFIYVIISTFIISLISLIGIFFINKNFKNLEKISFYLVSFSTGALITGGVLHLIPEALEENFNSIYSIIFGIFLFFILETFLKWRHCHEFGCEEHTFVPINLLGDSLHNFIDGVLIASSFLVNLNIGLITTLNVIFHEVPQELGDYGVLIYGGLTPKNALKLNFFISLTSIFGGVFGFFLLEKFKFLIPYIIGITAGNFLYLSLTDLIPELHKKVSIKNNIEKSIFILIGISLMILFKIFFE
- a CDS encoding aminotransferase class I/II-fold pyridoxal phosphate-dependent enzyme; this translates as MPLEKLKKSLQEKINEIDEKGIVKRKESIIVNIKKCDGIKGNRYILKGEEDKEYIRMNSNSYLALHLNERVKEKEEEAIKKFGVGPGAVRFISGTYETHKELEKRISKFHSREDAIIFSSAYGCVLGTLFSLIDEETFVISDELNHNCIINGIRLSRPKEKDIYKHLNVDECDEKIKNYIGKAKKVLIITDGVFSMRGDYAPLDRLQEIADKYDKDFEEGVILIVDDSHGVGIFGESGRGTEEVLKTKVDILIGTFGKAFGVNGGYLVSDKIIVDYLREKAPLYIYTNPITPGEANAIIESINIIDSDEGKGMIDYVRELAKKFREGIISLGLETTKSEHPIVPLIIRDTEKTKQLVKFLRDNGILSTGLNYPIVPKGEELIRFQITYEHTDYDINYVLGVIKIFFKS